A single Nitrospira sp. DNA region contains:
- a CDS encoding RiPP maturation radical SAM protein 1 produces MSSKTQQAEVGLVSMPFGHAKYPSIQLGTLTEALKQKGISSRAHYLNLVFASQVGFPLYDTLCEQQLLIGEWLFSRLLFHDNPKHAKYLTTFKPLCDRIAQSTGTPVSYLQEIEERIAPRFLTWASTAIDWGQYAVVGFTSMFHQNVASLTLAKLIKDLYPQIKIVFGGANYDNVMGLEYFRAFPWIDYVVIGEGEGPFPALLEHIRGGEGGTLPPGVAGRSRGQIQYTPNPLLFTEFEQMGPPNYDDYFEQLRAVNPRAGGDFSRILLYESARGCWWGEKHHCTFCGLNAQSMKFRAKKFAQVLEELRHLSSRYGATRFRFVDNIIDMSYIDGVFGKLAEERADLEFFIETKSNLNKRQIQALARGGAKVMQPGIESLSAATLKEMDKGVSPLQNIVCLKWSSYYNVHISWNILLGFPKENEADYRRQIDLIPKLFHLPPPESVGKLWLERFSPYHTNPGRYGMKITGPGIAYEYVYDPSRVDLTKTAYDFEYETEQSVDPAVVQELTDLTDQWKRRHAAPDKPFLYYVKGLGFITVYDGRREGAPVRAQYEGLAARIIELCNDAPRSVELIRQELTNTQEFAACSQEVVEGVLAGLAADAILYEEKGKYFTLALPANLHH; encoded by the coding sequence ATGAGCAGCAAGACTCAGCAAGCTGAAGTCGGTCTTGTCTCGATGCCATTCGGGCATGCTAAGTACCCCTCCATTCAACTGGGGACCCTCACAGAGGCACTGAAGCAGAAAGGAATTTCCTCACGAGCCCACTATTTGAACCTTGTCTTCGCATCACAAGTCGGATTTCCGCTCTATGACACTCTCTGCGAGCAACAGCTACTCATCGGAGAATGGCTCTTCTCGCGCCTCCTCTTCCACGACAACCCCAAACATGCAAAGTACCTCACTACGTTCAAGCCCCTCTGCGATCGGATCGCCCAATCAACAGGCACCCCGGTTTCCTACCTGCAGGAGATCGAGGAACGAATTGCCCCACGCTTCCTAACCTGGGCTTCAACCGCCATCGACTGGGGACAGTACGCGGTAGTTGGCTTCACGTCCATGTTCCATCAGAATGTAGCTAGTCTGACTTTAGCCAAGCTGATCAAGGACTTGTACCCTCAGATCAAAATCGTATTTGGGGGGGCCAACTACGACAATGTCATGGGCTTAGAATACTTCCGGGCCTTTCCATGGATCGACTATGTGGTGATCGGAGAAGGGGAGGGACCATTTCCCGCTCTCCTCGAGCACATTCGCGGGGGCGAAGGCGGAACGCTGCCACCAGGTGTGGCCGGACGATCGAGAGGCCAGATCCAGTACACGCCCAATCCTTTGCTGTTTACGGAATTTGAACAGATGGGGCCGCCGAACTATGACGACTATTTCGAACAGCTCCGCGCAGTCAATCCCAGAGCAGGCGGAGACTTCAGTCGCATTCTGCTCTACGAATCAGCCCGAGGCTGCTGGTGGGGGGAAAAGCACCACTGCACGTTTTGTGGATTAAATGCCCAAAGCATGAAATTCAGGGCTAAAAAGTTCGCTCAAGTTCTGGAGGAGCTCCGGCATCTCTCGTCCCGTTACGGGGCTACACGGTTTCGGTTCGTCGATAACATCATTGACATGTCGTATATTGACGGGGTGTTTGGAAAGCTCGCAGAAGAGCGAGCGGATCTAGAGTTCTTCATCGAAACGAAGAGTAATCTGAACAAGCGACAGATCCAAGCTCTCGCCAGAGGCGGGGCAAAGGTGATGCAGCCGGGCATCGAAAGCCTCAGCGCAGCCACACTCAAGGAGATGGACAAGGGCGTCAGCCCCCTCCAGAATATCGTCTGTCTCAAATGGAGCAGCTACTACAATGTCCACATCTCCTGGAACATCCTGCTGGGATTCCCCAAAGAAAACGAAGCTGACTACCGCCGACAAATCGACCTGATCCCAAAGCTGTTCCATCTTCCACCTCCTGAAAGCGTGGGGAAGCTGTGGCTCGAGCGGTTCAGCCCCTACCATACAAATCCGGGACGCTACGGCATGAAAATCACGGGCCCCGGGATTGCCTACGAATATGTCTATGACCCGTCCAGGGTTGATTTGACCAAGACGGCCTATGACTTTGAATATGAAACGGAGCAGTCTGTCGATCCTGCCGTAGTGCAAGAGTTGACAGATCTCACAGATCAGTGGAAGCGGCGCCATGCCGCTCCGGACAAACCCTTTCTCTATTACGTGAAGGGGCTGGGCTTTATCACGGTCTATGACGGCCGGCGGGAAGGCGCGCCGGTTAGAGCACAGTACGAAGGACTGGCCGCGCGTATTATCGAGCTATGCAACGATGCTCCGAGATCGGTCGAACTAATCCGCCAAGAACTCACCAACACCCAAGAATTTGCCGCCTGCTCCCAGGAAGTTGTAGAGGGGGTGCTCGCGGGGCTTGCCGCTGATGCTATTCTCTATGAGGAAAAAGGCAAGTATTTCACGCTGGCACTACCGGCCAATCTGCATCATTGA
- a CDS encoding nitrate oxidoreductase subunit beta: protein MPEVYNWQLGRKMLYPYEERHPKWQFAFVFNINRCLACQTCSMADKSTWLFSKGQEYMWWNNVETKPYGGYPQFYDVKITQLIEQVNPGGQVWNVRVGRKHHAPYGVFEGMTIFDGGAKVGQAAIGYIPTDQEWRFVNIYEDTATSMRALVEGIDKTGFSRDEPWKMQGSSLPEHETFFFYLQRICNHCTYPGCLAACPRKAIYKRPEDGIVLIDQNRCRGYKKCVEQCPYKKPMYRGTTRVSEKCIACYPRIEGKDPLTGGEPMETRCMAACVGKIRMQSLVRIGEDGLWAEDRWHPMYYTIRVEQVALPLYPQWGTEPNGYYIPPRHSPRGYARQMFGPGVDNAIEKYLVPSRELLAVLQLWRASQQIIFRYDVIPGPKVFETQIHGKRFEMYNDTVLGFNKSGKEVARIQVEEPIYIRPAERVNWL from the coding sequence ATGCCTGAAGTATATAACTGGCAACTGGGACGGAAGATGCTGTATCCCTACGAGGAACGGCATCCGAAGTGGCAGTTTGCCTTCGTCTTCAACATCAACCGGTGTCTGGCCTGCCAGACGTGCTCCATGGCAGACAAGTCCACGTGGCTGTTCTCCAAGGGCCAAGAGTACATGTGGTGGAACAATGTGGAGACCAAGCCCTACGGCGGGTATCCGCAGTTCTACGACGTGAAGATCACCCAGCTCATCGAGCAGGTCAATCCGGGCGGCCAGGTGTGGAACGTCCGCGTGGGCCGCAAGCATCACGCCCCCTACGGGGTGTTCGAAGGGATGACGATCTTCGACGGCGGCGCCAAGGTGGGCCAGGCGGCGATCGGCTACATCCCAACCGACCAGGAATGGCGGTTTGTGAACATCTACGAGGATACGGCCACTTCGATGCGCGCCTTGGTGGAAGGCATCGACAAGACCGGTTTCTCGCGCGATGAACCGTGGAAGATGCAGGGTAGCTCGCTCCCCGAGCACGAAACCTTCTTCTTCTACCTGCAGCGCATCTGCAACCACTGCACCTACCCCGGCTGTCTGGCTGCCTGCCCCCGCAAGGCCATCTACAAGCGGCCGGAGGATGGCATCGTGCTCATCGACCAGAACCGCTGCCGCGGGTACAAGAAGTGCGTAGAGCAGTGCCCCTACAAGAAGCCGATGTACCGGGGGACCACGAGGGTCTCGGAGAAGTGCATCGCCTGCTATCCCCGCATCGAGGGTAAAGATCCCTTGACGGGTGGCGAGCCGATGGAAACCCGCTGCATGGCGGCCTGCGTGGGCAAGATCCGCATGCAGTCGCTGGTCCGCATCGGGGAGGACGGCCTCTGGGCGGAGGATCGCTGGCATCCGATGTACTACACGATCCGCGTGGAACAGGTGGCCCTGCCGCTCTATCCACAGTGGGGCACGGAGCCCAACGGCTACTACATCCCACCGCGGCACAGCCCGCGTGGCTATGCCCGCCAGATGTTCGGCCCGGGTGTGGACAACGCGATCGAGAAGTACCTGGTGCCCAGCCGTGAGCTGCTCGCGGTTCTGCAGCTCTGGCGCGCCAGCCAGCAGATCATCTTCCGCTATGACGTGATCCCGGGTCCGAAGGTGTTCGAGACCCAGATCCACGGCAAGCGGTTCGAGATGTACAACGACACTGTGCTAGGCTTCAACAAGTCTGGCAAGGAAGTTGCGCGCATCCAGGTCGAAGAGCCGATCTACATCCGGCCGGCCGAGCGCGTGAACTGGCTGTAA
- a CDS encoding cytoplasmic protein has protein sequence MRRSPSTRPGPPDQYQDLQASLLYCPTCKQATPTRERLLLVLPSGDLYEYRCARCGTSTGSKTKNA, from the coding sequence ATGCGCCGGAGTCCGTCGACTCGCCCGGGGCCTCCCGACCAGTATCAGGACCTGCAAGCCTCGTTACTCTACTGTCCCACCTGTAAGCAGGCAACTCCGACTCGGGAGCGGCTGTTGCTCGTGTTGCCCAGCGGAGACCTCTACGAATACCGCTGTGCCCGGTGCGGCACCTCGACGGGGTCCAAGACCAAGAATGCGTAG